The Rothia sp. SD9660Na DNA segment GCACGGCAGGCCAGACGCCCGAGAAGAACTGCTTGACCGACAGGCCATTGGCGCGGGCAATGGCGGGGTAAACCACGAAAAGTACCAGGGCCAGGCCGAGATAGAGCACAATCACGAAGCGGGCCAGGGAGCCCATGGAGGTCCAGCCGTAGGCGTAGACGGCGCGTCCAATCAGGCCGATGGTACCCAGCGGAGCCAGACGGATGATCCACCAGAGGACGGTCTGAATAATGGCCAGGGCGCTCTTATTGAAGTCAAGGAAGGGCTTGGCTGCGGGGCCGGTCTTGAGGGCCGCGATACCCACAGCTACTGAAATCACAAGGATCTGGAGCACATTGAAGCTAGCTGAGCCGGTGACGGTTTCACCGGAGGTTGAGATGTTCACACCCAGGCCCAGGAAGTTGGCGGGAATCAGGCCGGTGAGGAAGCCCAGCCAGGAGCCAGTGCGTCCTTCGTAGGTTTCGGGAGAGGCTAGGCCGGTATTTGCACCGGGCTGGGTGACGAGCCCGAGCACCAGGCCGATCACCACAGCGATGAGGGCGGTGTAGGCGAACCAGAGCAGGGTCTTGGTAGCCAGGCGGGCCGCGTTCGTTACCTCAGCCAGGTTGGCGATGGACGAGACCACGGCGGTAAAGATCAGGGGTACAACCGCCGCTTTGAGCAAGGTGACGTAGGAGGAGCCAATAGTAGAGAGGGTGGTCATGAGCCAGTTGGGGTTCTCGGTGGCGTCGCCGCCGAGGTTGGTGGCTATCAGGCCCAAGATCACGCCCAGAATAAGGGCGGCGA contains these protein-coding regions:
- a CDS encoding dicarboxylate/amino acid:cation symporter translates to MSNHTTAAATRKRLPAWATSFGNQIIAALILGVILGLIATNLGGDATENPNWLMTTLSTIGSSYVTLLKAAVVPLIFTAVVSSIANLAEVTNAARLATKTLLWFAYTALIAVVIGLVLGLVTQPGANTGLASPETYEGRTGSWLGFLTGLIPANFLGLGVNISTSGETVTGSASFNVLQILVISVAVGIAALKTGPAAKPFLDFNKSALAIIQTVLWWIIRLAPLGTIGLIGRAVYAYGWTSMGSLARFVIVLYLGLALVLFVVYPAIARANGLSVKQFFSGVWPAVQMGFVSRSSMGTMPLTQSVAERNFGVPRAYASFAVPLGSTTKMDGCAAVYPALAALFVAQFYGIDLNFTHYLLIIMVSVLGSTATAGTTGATVMLTLTLSTLGLPLDGVGLLLAIDPIIDMGRTAVNVAGQALVALIVAKREGILNEELYNAPRTEGGFVAEDVYARLGEAPQVPATAAS